One window from the genome of Haloprofundus halobius encodes:
- a CDS encoding bacterio-opsin activator domain-containing protein has protein sequence MCCIQRICSAKDCLQARLILSGSTPTTVGVIGKPSMSVIVEFTVADEEFILGQVLSDPPDMHIELERIVPTGSSVIPFLWVRGENYRTFEDRVQGSERVAELVVLDQLDDEVLYRVEWTDEPHSLLEGIDQTGGVILEANGNRGWEFRLRFPNHDALSQFYNFCTEHDITIHIDRSYTLTERSDIGHQFGLSQQQREALVLGLRRGYFDTPSQVSLNELAEELGISQQAISSRIRRGSKQVLSEALLTSAVESD, from the coding sequence GTGTGCTGCATCCAGAGGATCTGTTCAGCAAAGGACTGTCTTCAAGCGAGACTGATACTCTCCGGCAGTACACCTACCACCGTAGGTGTCATAGGGAAACCCAGTATGAGTGTCATTGTTGAGTTCACCGTCGCTGACGAGGAATTCATCCTCGGTCAGGTGCTTTCTGATCCGCCCGACATGCACATCGAACTCGAACGGATCGTCCCGACCGGCTCGTCGGTCATCCCGTTCCTCTGGGTGCGGGGTGAAAACTACCGGACGTTCGAAGATCGGGTCCAGGGAAGCGAGCGTGTCGCCGAACTCGTCGTTCTCGACCAGTTGGACGACGAGGTGCTGTACCGCGTTGAGTGGACAGACGAACCACACAGTCTATTGGAGGGTATCGATCAGACTGGAGGCGTAATCCTTGAAGCGAATGGCAACAGAGGGTGGGAGTTCCGGCTCCGGTTCCCGAACCACGACGCCCTCTCACAATTTTACAATTTCTGTACCGAGCACGACATAACCATCCATATCGACCGAAGCTATACACTCACCGAGCGAAGCGATATCGGACACCAGTTCGGCCTTTCGCAGCAACAACGGGAAGCACTCGTTCTGGGGCTTCGGCGTGGGTACTTCGATACACCGAGCCAAGTCTCGCTGAACGAACTGGCCGAGGAACTCGGGATTTCCCAACAGGCCATTTCGAGCCGGATTCGTCGGGGGTCGAAGCAGGTGTTGTCCGAAGCCTTGCTCACCTCGGCGGTGGAATCGGACTGA
- a CDS encoding HalOD1 output domain-containing protein, whose product MTNAPEDQPNDRRTATNEFRTTENVPEDAEWEVVTQVPYDSSESDGLTTTIIYAVAEAEDVSPSDIKQPPLYEVVDTAALESALFGSGSSIQTSQCSTEFMYRGHRIVVQTNG is encoded by the coding sequence GTGACAAACGCCCCCGAAGACCAACCCAACGACCGCCGGACAGCCACTAACGAGTTCCGAACTACTGAGAACGTCCCCGAGGATGCCGAATGGGAGGTAGTCACCCAGGTCCCCTATGACTCATCTGAATCCGACGGGTTGACGACCACGATTATCTACGCGGTTGCCGAGGCAGAAGATGTCTCACCCAGCGACATCAAACAACCCCCGCTGTATGAGGTGGTCGATACTGCCGCCCTCGAGTCGGCGTTATTCGGCTCGGGGTCAAGCATTCAGACCAGCCAGTGCTCGACTGAGTTCATGTATCGTGGCCATCGTATCGTCGTACAGACCAATGGCTAG
- a CDS encoding universal stress protein: MFDRILIPTDGSDPTKPAVDMALNLAAAHDATLHVLYIVDQPTFVSGMGEGFSGLDDLLDALEERGQQATKAVVEQARKRDIETTTAVRRGNPHDDILIYAEDNDIDVIVMGTHGRTGVERALLGSVTENVVRHSEIPVLTVHRDPEE, translated from the coding sequence ATGTTCGACCGAATACTCATCCCGACGGACGGCAGTGACCCAACCAAGCCCGCGGTGGACATGGCGCTCAACCTCGCTGCAGCGCATGATGCAACGCTCCATGTGCTCTATATAGTTGATCAGCCCACGTTCGTGTCTGGCATGGGGGAGGGATTCTCTGGTCTCGATGACCTTCTGGATGCGCTCGAAGAACGGGGGCAACAGGCGACAAAAGCCGTCGTCGAACAAGCTAGAAAGCGGGATATCGAGACGACAACAGCGGTCCGTCGTGGAAATCCCCACGATGACATTCTCATCTACGCAGAAGACAATGATATTGACGTCATCGTCATGGGGACACACGGACGCACTGGGGTCGAACGTGCCCTCCTCGGAAGTGTGACCGAGAACGTCGTGCGTCACTCCGAGATTCCGGTGTTAACTGTTCATCGCGACCCAGAAGAGTAA
- a CDS encoding DUF7344 domain-containing protein, with the protein MTTSPNEASGERAMIDRLHSVLANESRRAMLDYFDGTPRETALLEDLADYLVDRREGEDARSYERTLVRLHHVDLPKLAAAGIIDYDARTHTIRYRGTPSVEKTAER; encoded by the coding sequence ATGACCACCTCACCAAACGAGGCGAGCGGAGAACGAGCGATGATAGACCGATTGCACTCCGTGTTAGCGAACGAGAGTCGTCGGGCAATGCTCGACTACTTCGACGGTACTCCCCGGGAGACGGCGTTGCTTGAGGACCTCGCGGACTACCTCGTTGACCGTCGTGAGGGAGAGGACGCTCGGTCGTATGAGCGTACCCTGGTACGACTCCACCACGTCGACTTACCGAAGCTGGCGGCTGCCGGTATCATCGATTACGACGCTCGGACCCACACAATCAGATACCGTGGAACTCCCAGTGTGGAAAAGACAGCAGAACGGTAG
- a CDS encoding class I SAM-dependent methyltransferase, with product MPDSSNHKSTVREEFTKQATAYAANASLTDPEKVDRLIRATNASSDARVLEVATGPGHIALGFADVCDEVVGIDLTEAPLVIAEETRQKRGVTNVHFQKGDAEMLPFDDNTFDIVVCRLAFHHFENPSRVLQQMARVCRPNGTVGVADLIVSEYSKRGNYQNRFEQLRDPSHVRALSMSSLIELFTENGLEVHNVETGVLVPEVEQWLSNAQTPDSRADKVREMIKEDANEDLSGARPFWQNGDLHFVQRTAIIIGRRLKKSVHNATQSTHG from the coding sequence ATGCCGGACTCGTCTAATCATAAAAGCACTGTCCGCGAGGAATTCACAAAACAAGCCACTGCTTACGCAGCAAACGCCTCACTCACTGACCCCGAAAAAGTAGATCGGTTGATCCGGGCCACTAATGCCTCCTCCGATGCACGCGTCCTTGAGGTCGCGACAGGACCCGGCCATATTGCGCTTGGATTCGCTGACGTATGCGATGAGGTCGTCGGTATAGATCTGACCGAGGCACCGCTCGTCATAGCCGAGGAAACAAGACAAAAACGTGGTGTAACTAATGTCCACTTCCAGAAGGGTGACGCTGAAATGCTGCCGTTCGACGACAACACGTTTGATATCGTGGTTTGCCGTCTCGCGTTTCATCATTTTGAAAACCCGTCACGAGTTCTTCAGCAGATGGCTCGAGTATGCCGTCCAAACGGTACTGTCGGCGTGGCTGATCTCATCGTGAGTGAATATTCCAAACGTGGAAATTACCAAAACCGATTTGAGCAACTCAGAGACCCCTCGCATGTGCGTGCTCTCTCGATGAGCAGTTTGATAGAGCTGTTTACTGAGAACGGGTTAGAGGTCCACAATGTGGAGACGGGCGTCCTCGTACCAGAAGTGGAACAGTGGCTCAGCAATGCACAAACACCGGACTCCCGAGCTGACAAGGTTCGAGAGATGATCAAAGAGGATGCAAATGAGGATCTAAGCGGGGCTCGGCCGTTTTGGCAGAATGGAGATCTACATTTCGTCCAGCGCACAGCCATCATTATTGGTCGCCGGTTGAAGAAATCGGTACACAACGCTACACAATCGACTCACGGCTGA
- a CDS encoding PadR family transcriptional regulator, whose protein sequence is MDNLSGFQRDLLYVIAGLEQPSGQDVKDELEQYVDGEINHGQLYPNLDSLVKKEYVEKGPLDRRTNYYAITEQGQEVLRDRRRWEDQYTAIEA, encoded by the coding sequence ATGGACAACTTGAGTGGATTCCAACGTGACCTCCTCTACGTCATCGCAGGGCTCGAGCAACCATCAGGACAAGACGTCAAAGACGAACTCGAACAGTACGTCGACGGCGAAATCAACCACGGACAACTCTATCCAAACCTCGATTCGCTCGTAAAGAAAGAGTACGTTGAGAAGGGACCACTCGACCGTCGAACGAACTACTATGCGATCACAGAGCAGGGACAAGAGGTGCTTCGTGATCGACGAAGGTGGGAAGACCAATACACGGCGATCGAAGCGTAA